A segment of the Candidatus Nitrososphaera gargensis Ga9.2 genome:
TGGCCGAGTGGGTGAACGCAAAGATCAGAGACGAGCTCAAGATAGGAGAAAAGCGCGGGCTCCGATACAGCTGGGGATACCCGAGTTGCCCTGACATCTCACAGCACCACTTGGTGTGGCAGATACTTGACCCTGCGAAATCCGGCATGACGCTCACAGAGTCGGGCCAGATAGTGCCAGACCAGTCGACTGCCGCGATTGTAGTCCACCATCCAGAAGCAGAATATTTCGTGCTCTAGGTAAGTAAGTCGCATGCTACCAGCCGCGCCAGAAGTTACTGCCATTCTTAAGTAGCTGCAGATGCAAATAGAGAGATGATGGAAGAATCTGCAAGCGAAGTGGCCAAGCGCGAGCTACTCAACTGGCCCGGCGTGACGGTGCACGATCATCGCTTTGGCGGGCTCGAATTCCGAGTCAACGGAAGGGAGATGGGGCACATACATGGAGACGAGCTGGCAGACCTGCCGCTTCCAAAAGACATAAGCAGAAAACTCATTGCTCAGGGCAAGGTCTCGCCGCACCACTTTATCCCCCAGTCTGGGTGGATAAGCTACTACATCAACGGAACGGCCGACATTCCCGGCCTGATAGAACTGTTCAGGATGCAGTACGAGCGCATGACAAGCTATGGCAAAAAGAGCAAGTCTGCCCCTGCTACTACTCCCGTATCCTCAGCTCAAACTCCCTGACATCAGACTGTGTCCCCTCTACAAAGAGCACCCCTTTGACTGTATAGACTGCTTCTCTTGCCGGCGCGCTGGCGGCAGTTATCATGACCTGCATCTGGCCTGTTCGCGCGTCCTTGCTCTGGAGGTCGGGCAGGTCAACCGTGGGCCTGTCGATAGACAGGTAGGGCTGGTAGCTGGAAGGCTCTATGACAGTGACCACCCTTGCGTCGGTGATGGCTCTGGATTCAAGGTTCTGCACGTTGAACACGATCTTGGTTGCTTCACCCACCCTGATGTCGATCCTGTCGGGAGTAAACTCGGTAAACCTCACGTTTGGCGCGCCAGTATTGGCTTGCCTTGGCATTGCAAAGACGATGACTGCGACAGCGATCGCAACGACCAGAGCGGCGATCGCTATTACCTTCAGAAGCAACGAT
Coding sequences within it:
- a CDS encoding luciferase domain-containing protein yields the protein MEESASEVAKRELLNWPGVTVHDHRFGGLEFRVNGREMGHIHGDELADLPLPKDISRKLIAQGKVSPHHFIPQSGWISYYINGTADIPGLIELFRMQYERMTSYGKKSKSAPATTPVSSAQTP